Genomic window (Manduca sexta isolate Smith_Timp_Sample1 chromosome 26, JHU_Msex_v1.0, whole genome shotgun sequence):
aatatattttagaataaagaCGTATTTGTAATAACACCTGTTCTAAGTAAGTGTTGCGCAAGTAAACAATGAATTCAATAGAAACATGTCatgattttgataataattagaataaaacaaataatccaCAGATAAACCCGTGGGAATTTTACCTCCAAGAACAGATGCCTGATAACGTTCTATATTGAATTTTTCGCAATAAGCATTGcaataaaaagcattttataCGCCGTTTGTGCGCGTGATTTTAACTTACGATTAAAGTGTATTGCAttgcaaatataatttcatgACATAAGTGTGTTTGGGAAGACGATACAAAATCGCATATCAGTTGATTGTGAGCCACGAATGTACATGTGTGCATCGATGTAAACGGACTTGCAATGGAATATACTGAACTGTATTGAAAAAGTTGAACTAAGCTTAATTTGTAAGATTTACTAGGGTTTCATCGACTTTAAgctattttcttatttttaaaatggattttaatgcacgggaattcatattttatttagtccATAATAGACactgtaaatttttaatatcgtaaaaagaatatattactatatacaACGCTCAGAGTTAAAATTtgtagataaatttaataagtgattatattttgtatctaccTACTAGAATATCGTATTTAGCGTATAATTAAATGTgatatcttataaaatatttctatattatttaaatgaaagacACTTTATTAAggtatgtattttgttttacaacCAACAATGATATCCACGATTGGTTTCGGTTAAGAAAGTTAGTCACTGTTTAAGATGGATACATAGCTGTTGGACTTTGGAGAAAGtagttattcataatattatcccGCCGAAAAACTTATGCCTACCTtaagaaaaatacatttgagACATGTTAATGTGTTTGACTTCCTTGAAATTTACATGTtaaccttttttaattattacctacTTGAAGATAAAATCTATGCCATTCTATCGATGTAtgctgataattattttatcttataggTATgcttttaagtaattaataaaatcaagttTCGTAGCTCTACTTTATTGCTGgattatgaaatatttggaaATAGTACACGACGACACAAATGGTGACTAGAAAACTGCCGTGAATCGGTTTGGCTGCTGCGTGTTGTATGATCGCTGAGATTTCCTGATGTCCAACCCTACACCTCCATTCGTTGATAGTTCCAAATCCACCGTCCTCTGGAAGTCTGAATGTTTATCGAGTTAAGTAGAGGATTATTATCTGAAAATGATTAGCTACTAAAATCAGTTCCTCATTTACGTTGCATTTGTAAGCTCTTTGGTATTTTGCTCAAATAATGTGATCATCTCTTCTATAGGTACCTCTAGTGATCAGTGTTTAGGGACAATGTGAGACCGGTGAATATCTAAGATAATAAGATGCCATGaccaaacattaaaatttgCGTGAGTACTTCGGGTTGAAAGAGACACTCAAACTATAACTACCTGTGTACACCGAACTGAATTTTTTCAGATTGCTCATATTATGTTCGTTTTATATAAACTAAGAGCTTAGACCAGAAATAACTACGACGTAAGGTGGATGAAGTAGTTGCACGACTGCATTGTTTAGTCTTGGAAGCagagataaattttataaataaacaagtaaaatttatcaaatattatctGTATCCTAGTATTCATAGTAAGTAAGGTATTGATATGTGTAGTTGTGATGCAAAAAATGCGCGGGTGCATTTGCTGCGCTTACGCGttctatatttatacttatttatctgCTTACAAAACAGCACGtgcaaaattaaaaacctaTAAATACTAAACCTTGCCCTCAAACCCTAAAACAAATAATCAAACAGAAAAAATGGCAATATTTACACAATTGTTCCAACTTGTCCAGTATCGAACGCAATGGgcgctataaaaataatttctgactataataaaattgataataggACTAATCCTTGTTTACACTGAAGGTGGGTGAAGTGGGTGGTCTGATAAGAGTGCAGGTAGGAAAATCCAAACATTTCTATTGGTCAATTTTAGATTTCATATCACCACACAAAAACGCTCCCTGGAATACAATACGTAATACAAAATAGGGTActtttatcatgttttattgttaatattgtacTTGGATAAACACGTggattaatcaatattttaggGAAATTTTATGATGATTGGTaagaattatttgaatttggcGCCCGCGCGCTTTTTCCGCGCCTTTCGCAGCTATTGTTATTACTAGCGCCAACTAGCGGTCGTCGCAGATAATGAtagttttccttttatttttatacagattCAGGTCACACACAGCAATGCTAATACTGTAGGTCAAAAACTTGATTgggaattaattattaaaactaaaagtattcattcacaaataatataatttttcaaaaaattacatgccatttaaataatttgaaattataatattttgatatcattcAATAAGACTCATTACGTCTTGGTCTGTGTCGTCGTATGTGTTTGTATGTGTATCGTCTTGCTATGTTTgcccatatatatatattaatataatttttaaaacaagtaaaaatgtttatttcaacaGCTTTAATTAAACGCAGTAGATAATTATTCAGGTTGGAGGTCGAATCCACATATTATACGCCGATGAAATGGGTTGCCCTATTCTTGCAAAATGTGTATTTTACTGTCTTGACTTGTAAGTGCCTACTAATTCATCAACTTATGATAGATTCCTATCATACCAATATACgtattaaaagtataaaaaaaaatattcgaggAGCAGTTTAAAAATAGCTCTCCTGTGTAGAGCTTTCGATAAAAGTAGGCATAGCGAAATGAGAATACTGTAGACTTGTACCTACGCGTGTCTGCGCCTTTTTTCTTACAAGTTGTACATCGTAAGTAAGtgcttattaaataagtaataatatttacaatttctatAATTTAGTGCCAGCCTATAGGTTTAGACTGTGGGCTAGAATGTCGTAAGTTTAATTTTCAGTTTCAGTAACAATATACGTGAGATTATCCAATACGATTTGACCGAGATtggacatattataaaatatacctattattgTGTAATTTAAGCAggttatatatactaatataccAAAATGTGGACTACCTACGGGCCTACTTGTTgactaatgttaaaataaaatattttaataaaactataaattaagcAAGGTTTAGATAAGCAAAAACCTTGCAGAAGTTATTGAAATCCGCCGAGCCTTTTTTGCTCCCGCCAGGTGCTCGCTCTACAAAAACTTCCTAGCAATGTCATTGCGGTAagctgacttctgcaaattaTGATGCTTGCAAGATTTGCAACAAGTCGCATGAGTATTAAATATTGAAGTACTGCTATCTGGGAGTTTTTGCGGTATAAGTATATTGttgcgagaacttgctagtctaaactttgCTTTAGGTTAAAGTTTGGATATTGCAGACTATTTTcctatataatacttatatttttataatacagaaataaataaattagggttatacaaaatcaatattacaattataattcaacCGATAGCTCATAGcacttcataaaattataatatgtctaCTTCGAGCTTTGCCTTTCCACAAcgaacaattaaaaaaacaatgaatgTCAAATTTATCAGTTGACAACAGTTAATAGTGTTGCCAATATTGCGCTTTAACTTCTACTTTAGTCGTTTCTGGGCCTTTTTCGCAACtcgagtaaatattatttatcacataaatttataagccGAACTAATTcgaaagtcacactctaatataatttcctaataagtggtaataaaatgagtactatctacattaattattgtttaatacgataactatcaaataaattttacatgagTCAGAAACAGGCAAGTTAACTTCCTTCtagtaaaagaaataattttaatacaagagTTTTGTCAATAATAATTTGGGAAACTATAAGTCAACTTAGGGATTTTGTACTCTCTTCTTGTTTTATATGTGCTAATATTACTTACTCgatattggcaaaatcaccgataaataaacagTGGTTGCATATAAGATGATAGAAGAATGTTATTACTTagcatttaaaacaaaataatgtcatGTAATGTAAAATTGTAATGTCTAATATcgactaaattaaataaatcagtaCTGAAGTTGTAAGGATTTTTAAAAGACACTTTCACAGTAAAACCATTGCTAATTATAAGAGTATCTCGGATATTTTTGCCATCAGGGCGgtgttttttcattttaatttgtaatgaaaAAGGCAGTGCGCAGCACACGCGGCTccttattagaaatataataatttgtttctaaattcaatactattaataatcgaatagtatgataaattctatttaattttactccTAATAATTTTGGTgtggtattatattatattaacagtaGTGCAACGACATAATTATGACGTCAACCTAATCCTTGGTTAGATTGGTGTAGTAGATTTTTTCAGTATGTATAGTGGTTGAGGTAATTTTATAACGACAACACTGTCAACATATTTGACAGTTCACATGTTCACAGTTGTCAAATTCCGTAATTGACAATGCATTGTCTGgtgcattgtaataaaaaaacataaaaacattaaagacgatcgttttattgataaaattacaggtactatcaatattaatatctgttttatgatttaaataacttttaaaagaaCTAACATAAGCTTTAACTATTAAATGGGTTTATTCTATAGGCTTTGTGAAGTGTTGAAAATATCGATCGCTTCGAAATGATTCCAAATGAGATATTTGCCGAAGACTTGATGAATACGGTGATTCGCTACGGTTTGTACATCGGCGCTGCGTTTCAACTGTTTTGTCTGCTTGCCTGTGTTACATTGACGGATGAGCAAAGCGAAACTCATCCATATGAAAAGGTTTGTAAATATGTAGCCGAAAGCcggtaaataatttttgcagGCATTTAGTTATAGGTATGATACAGTTTTCTGTGATAAGTATACTTTTATTACCATTTCGAAATATttgattgtttacatttaatgttACTTAACTTTTACTGAATATTGGTTTTCCACATATTTTATCATAGACCTGATGAATCACAAATAATAGGTACATTTTTAGgatattattttcattcctattcatatatatttttcgcCTATTATTGGATACTTAATTTCAAGAACAATCTGTGATTATTcctatttgtatataatatctaGTAGGCCTAAGAGACATCCAGCCACAGATCCCATTATATGTATACTATGTTCGATCTTATAGGTCTTGGCAAGTGCCACCCATCGGGTCCCAAGTTTTTCTATGATTCAACTGGAAGTAACTAAGctgtcacaatttttttaaatgggaaTGGTTGGGTGATTTTGGAGATTAGCATGTATGGAAAAATTCGATACAAAAATTTAACTTAAACTATCAACTATTGCGGTATTTTCCTGTTAATTCAAGCCTGGATTGTAGATTTAGTACAAAaccatattttcattttatcatTTCAGTCCTACACTGACAGTGATGAATGCAGCTCGGAACAGTCATCACCAGGGCACAGGGCGACCATGTCTCGTGCCCGACGGCATGATAAGAAGAAACGACGTTAGATCAAACACATGAGTGTAAACATTGTTAACCTTATGGACTAATTCAATATGTCCCCATCTTCAATTTACCCTCAAAACTGAGTTTGATGTCTATGATGTATCTTTGACTATGGATctcttattatttattccatgatataaaatcttatatacatTTAACTCCAAGGCATTTTGAAGCCATAATTGTCTAAAAACGTGAATGTGTTGCGCATTtggcatatttgtatttatagggTTTTGTAacctttattttgtatttggttggtCAAGGTTTCttgttaagtattataatactaataataccagccctataGTTTGTactatacactgtcccactgctgtgcACAAGACTTGTCTAATACCAAGAGGGtctagaccttagtccaccaaccATGCTGGCCTCCTAATGTAGGCTGggaaacttcacatacctttgacATTCTAATGtaaaattctcaggtatgttaCATTAATTGGTaaacatatttgaatattgtttttatttaagttctGATTTAAGCATATCTATATTTGCTAATTGAATGTAGATACGTAAAAAGGATCCAGCCCACAAAATGACGCTTTGAAATAGTGcagattgaagtttaaatcgtacttttgctcattgatatttcattttatatttcggTAATTGAAAgttcaaaatttttttttaagaatggaaaatatagaccttatagactagaactaatttggcatactcggctcattttcgaCCATGCTGTGGGTTATatcctttttgcgtatctacaaCCAATTATATCTCTTACGCCTAAGTTGTATAACCCACTGTTACAGTGATATTTCtagtaagttttatatatttatagctataattGTGGCCGTTTATTCCAAggatgtaatattataataaatataatactcaaATAAATGAATCACTGTTCTCCccaatatttatagatttttttacattacttcATACCAATGTTCTGTGTCAAATTTACTGCAAATAGGTTTGCAATTGATTAtactatgtaatatttaaatgtgttgTAGTAATATTTTACACTGTAAATTTCGTcactaaagaaataaacaattatttaatataaagcatttattcattttgttaaaTGGACTAGACATTTTACagcattattatttgttttgcttATATACCAATTTcctgtatgttttattttacaaaatactcAATAAGTGTATAtagtacaatatttaatatgtgaTAAAAATCATAGTCtcaagttattatttttgtagagaacttcaattttatttgagttGTGTTGAAGTTataattgacttttaagtacaTGAAGACTGACAAATCCTATAATTGACATGGATTATAAAACTAGATAAACAGATATGAATTTCAACACATTAATTTCTCAAAATAGAAACCATAAATAGCagatcaatatattattataaaatcttcacaaatataaataacagatgtatatttaaaacatgtaTATTGTAAGTACAACATATAAGGCACTTCGTATAAACAGTTTATAATAGCACCACATTCATAATACCAACAATGTAATCAAAAGATATCTTTTAAGTACACTAACTACTATTTTCTTTATATGGCACGTTTCACTGGCATGAACTTTTTATAAGTAACTTGACTAAAAGCATGGATTATAAAGCcgacaatttgttttaattatttttggtttgttaaattctaacaaagacatttatttttgtaacttatttCGGCCATATGTGTCACTTAAAACATCAACATAAACTCAATATGCTTGTCAATGTAGCAAAACATCACAAAACATAGTATCATGCTTCTTTGCATTTTGGTCTTCATATCAAAATtactatatgttatatttttgctttaatacaattaaattgttttttttttattttatgtgcagTAATAAAATTGagaattgtttataatatgtttacgcACTAGCTGGTAACAGCTAAAATTCATTTTTCAATGGACTGTTTTAAATGTCGGCTTCTCAAATCTCATAATATATGtcattttctaaaaatatgattGCACAAAATATCACCGCGCAGATCTACGCACACTGTTACGAAACAAAAATCCTACATTACTGCACACAGTGgacaaaaaacacaacaaatacataaatacatacatagcaatataacttaaaaacataacGTAATATCACGTTTGGCAAAGTTATAGCAGGGCGCTGGTAATGTAGCATATTCGATGTTTCCGAACATTGTTAAATGCAGCGTTGTAAAGCAAATTGTTATGAAGTTGTGGTTAAATTGTGCGATTTCAGAGCATGCACCAGATCATTGTCGGAGAGAAATTGTTTGAAGGCGTCGAGTTtcttaaaacaaattgtaatacAACAGGACTTCTTATTACTGCAACAGGAACTCTCGTCCCCTTTTTCACCTGTACTATGGCACGTGGCATCTTTATTAGAATCATCGCAACTACATTTGATGCTGTCAAGAGCAGTCTTCGGTGCCTCTTCATCACACTCATGGAGGGTAAATATTCCTAAATCTTCTAGATTAGAGTTGTTATGCCGTCGATGATAATGTAAAAATGTGTTATGGTTAGTATCCGTCGCCTGTCCGCATCCGACAGCGCATTTCATTGCAGCGTGATCACATTCACAATTCACACACGAGCAAGTGTCTTCCGTACAACCTTTAGTCTCCTCCGATGCTGTACCATTATTGCAGTTTCTGCATTCTCCTTTTGAAGGATTGCATTTGCAATTCGTACACGAACAAATACCGGCGTCAGCAGCTAATTGTTCCAAAGCATTCCTCTTTGCAATTTCTTTTccgaaaatattttcagttcttACAACGTACATATCAGAAGGCGGTTCATTGTCAAACAACAATGTATCTTCTAAATCTAAATCTGTATTAAATAACACAGAGTTTGCGGGATTGATTTCTATTTTATGTTGCACCTTTGATGGAGGGGGTGTATTTAGGGATCTGTCGTCATCGGATCTGAAAAATAAGTCCAAATCCGGATCGAGTTTATTGGGTTCTAGATTTGTAACGATTTCACTGTCATTAAATACTTTATCGCCAACGTCTAGAACGTTTGGAGTGTCCAGATCGAAGGAAGTGTGAGTCATAAGGTTTGCAGTGGGAGCGACTTCTGTATTCAAGTCTATATAGCTTTGCATGTGCGTCGGGACAAACGTTGCTAATGTAAAAATGCTTTCTGGTGTCTGTTCCTTTATACTCACAGGAGTTTCCGATATTGAAGCCGCCAGGGCACTCACGTCAACCCACGGCGCTTGTAATTCAATTTCATTTGCTAAAGCTAATTGTATTGCTTTTGATTTTACTTCCATTTTTATAGGGTAATTTTCATCAGGCTCAAGTGGCACTGTGCGTTGTAGATCAACCCACGTATCGTCGCCTTCTTTTTTCTCAGATTTAACGTTATGAAATGGAGAAAATGTTAGATTTGCCAAATCGTAATCTACAGCAAGATTTTCAGCTTCGTTATTTTTAGTATTGTTAACGGCATCATCAAAAAGCAATTTTGTTATGTCTACGTTACTAACGCTTGTTATATCTTCTAAGCTCCCATCTGTTGAGTTAGATTCAGTTGTTATTCTTCCGAAAGATTCTAATAGTCCATCCCAATTCATTAAATCGTTCGTTTTCGATTGGACATTGGATTCAGCAGGAGGCTGTTGGATCGGCTGCGCGACTTCCGAGACTTGTATGATCACCGACTCGGCGTcaatctataaaaatgtaagGTTCATTTTGTAtcatgtttcattttttaaaacaagaatATAGCTTTCATAGAACGTACATAAAAATGTTGATACTCACCTGATGTTTCTTAGCATGAGCTCGAAGACTGGTGGCTGTAGAGAACAGTCGTCCGCAACCGGGAGCGGCGCATGCGTGCGGGCGGGCGCCTGAGTGCGTGCGGCCGTGCGCCTTCAGGTGATGCGACGCCGTAAACGATTTGCCGCACCCCTCTGTTCTGCATCTGAAAAATAAACGTacgtaataaatactttttgtaccgAATAACTGTAAGCTATTTGCAATTGCAATATAGATATCCAAAATCAGTGAATTGAAAAttggaaaaaatactttttacacaatataaaaattgcacAATAATGCTCAGCGTCAAATAAACGGAAAACGACAGGAGTGCCAGTTTTGTATTCACTGCATTCCACACCtggcaaataatattatatttactgaattatgaaacataacatttattaatcaGTTATGGTGACATGAGCAgtgctttgtattttttaaatacatctaaAGGCTTGAAAGAATGGCTTGTTtatctcatttttttattgcaagaaaacaaagtaataatttaaaaaatttacacacTTGTATGGTCGCTCTTGTGTGTGGGTACGAATATGTTTTTTGAGATCACTGAGTGTTGTAAAGAACTTGGCACAGCCATCAGCTTTACAGTTGAATGTATCTCCACTATGAAGTCTTTGGTGTGCTCTCAGCCTGAAAACAAACTCAATTTCACCTCAAACTATTTGGTATGGCTTATTACTTTTACTGTCCGTCACAGTAACAGTCTaaactgtatataatatacatataattaaacaatataggatcaaaacaaattaaataactacTTCAGCTTAGTAATAGTTTAGACTTTAAAACAACAttgataataatacattatgacTCCATCTCTTGCTACAAATTGAAATAaagttagatataaataaatttaatactttcACATTACATCATCGGCAAATATAGATTGTGGTAGAAAATGCTAGTTCTTAATCTAGTATTACTCccactttattttcatttgtaaaaGCACAGTTTATAAATAGCGATGTTTGTTTTCCtactcattttaattatatttatagactcaatataattttaataatgattatgtttTGAAGCACTTTTACAAGCAATAATAAAAGATACATTTGCTAAGCAATTATAGCTATTATTTTGCAAACTCTAaggttacaaatatattaaatactctcttctaataatttacacttttttggCAAATACCCAAACAACATTAATCACTTGAAGTTTCcgatttatgtattttgtttgaaatttacaGATTTATAGGATTatgaacttaaaatatattatattacattaagttTGTTGGCAAACACTAGAACATCTAGATTTTGTCTTTTTATCTCAATAGAGCTTTTTTTTGACATAGTAgatgtaataaaagaatatcaAAATTGTcacaatttaaaaagataatctACAATGAAGTAGATTTTATGTATACATCATCATGATCAGTTAGCACTATAAGAAACACGATATATGAGTATATATTCAGTATAACAATAAGTACTTGAACACCTTACAGCTTACATTGGCATTACTAGATGGAAATGGCAATACCTCATAACTTCTCAGATACGTCAAACTGCAGACACTTTTATACATGTGTATGTTGGCTTGGACAGACACAAACAAATATGAGGATTGAAAGATTTATTAGCAATATAAATTATGCCCTATGAACGTTGGAAAAGTCACATGTCAGTCATCAGTAACAATTATAGCTACATCAACATAAATAATACTACAAGGTGTGTGAAACAAAGCAGACATTTTGAGTGATGACTTACATACTTCTACTGATTGTGGTTGTGTTATTTTAAGACTTATTACAATGTAGTGGATGCTATAAAATTGTGTTCAgttctaattaaattattatcaatgcGAAATGAATAAAGGAAATGTATTAGTTCTCACTAACCTGTAAAGTGTATTGAAAGCTTTCCTGCATCCACCAGTGTTGCACATGAAAGGTTTTGCTTTTGTGTGGGCCCTGACATGAATTTTCAGACTGTATGATGTGAGAAATGCTTTTTCACATGATTGCATTGGACACTTGAACCTGTATTCACCTGTAAAGTACAATAGTGCATTTATTATGTACAGATATTGGTAAAGCTACAATATTTCTGCTtagggaaaaaataatattaaaacttgtaaTAACAATAAGGCATTGGCAAAAGAACTTCTGATTAATAGTGGTAATTCATTATGTTGTCAGTGTGGGAATGTAATGTTATATACCATTAATGGGTAATGCACTATAAAATATAGACTGGAACAAGTGATATATCAACCACTCTGAACAc
Coding sequences:
- the LOC115445660 gene encoding uncharacterized protein LOC115445660 isoform X1, translated to MAAWRHDSGQSDILSQNNLNTFVPVNFKTILGNTTEEINLAEFSKKNTHSKVCNPLISGPECAVTSVSEIINNDEIVESHEGFSSHNESSEMPKCNIEMPKSNMEKNKRKTEDNSARYKCEYDGCERTYSTVGNLRTHMKTHKGEYRFKCPMQSCEKAFLTSYSLKIHVRAHTKAKPFMCNTGGCRKAFNTLYRLRAHQRLHSGDTFNCKADGCAKFFTTLSDLKKHIRTHTQERPYKCRTEGCGKSFTASHHLKAHGRTHSGARPHACAAPGCGRLFSTATSLRAHAKKHQIDAESVIIQVSEVAQPIQQPPAESNVQSKTNDLMNWDGLLESFGRITTESNSTDGSLEDITSVSNVDITKLLFDDAVNNTKNNEAENLAVDYDLANLTFSPFHNVKSEKKEGDDTWVDLQRTVPLEPDENYPIKMEVKSKAIQLALANEIELQAPWVDVSALAASISETPVSIKEQTPESIFTLATFVPTHMQSYIDLNTEVAPTANLMTHTSFDLDTPNVLDVGDKVFNDSEIVTNLEPNKLDPDLDLFFRSDDDRSLNTPPPSKVQHKIEINPANSVLFNTDLDLEDTLLFDNEPPSDMYVVRTENIFGKEIAKRNALEQLAADAGICSCTNCKCNPSKGECRNCNNGTASEETKGCTEDTCSCVNCECDHAAMKCAVGCGQATDTNHNTFLHYHRRHNNSNLEDLGIFTLHECDEEAPKTALDSIKCSCDDSNKDATCHSTGEKGDESSCCSNKKSCCITICFKKLDAFKQFLSDNDLVHALKSHNLTTTS
- the LOC115445660 gene encoding uncharacterized protein LOC115445660 isoform X2, whose amino-acid sequence is MPKCNIEMPKSNMEKNKRKTEDNSARYKCEYDGCERTYSTVGNLRTHMKTHKGEYRFKCPMQSCEKAFLTSYSLKIHVRAHTKAKPFMCNTGGCRKAFNTLYRLRAHQRLHSGDTFNCKADGCAKFFTTLSDLKKHIRTHTQERPYKCRTEGCGKSFTASHHLKAHGRTHSGARPHACAAPGCGRLFSTATSLRAHAKKHQIDAESVIIQVSEVAQPIQQPPAESNVQSKTNDLMNWDGLLESFGRITTESNSTDGSLEDITSVSNVDITKLLFDDAVNNTKNNEAENLAVDYDLANLTFSPFHNVKSEKKEGDDTWVDLQRTVPLEPDENYPIKMEVKSKAIQLALANEIELQAPWVDVSALAASISETPVSIKEQTPESIFTLATFVPTHMQSYIDLNTEVAPTANLMTHTSFDLDTPNVLDVGDKVFNDSEIVTNLEPNKLDPDLDLFFRSDDDRSLNTPPPSKVQHKIEINPANSVLFNTDLDLEDTLLFDNEPPSDMYVVRTENIFGKEIAKRNALEQLAADAGICSCTNCKCNPSKGECRNCNNGTASEETKGCTEDTCSCVNCECDHAAMKCAVGCGQATDTNHNTFLHYHRRHNNSNLEDLGIFTLHECDEEAPKTALDSIKCSCDDSNKDATCHSTGEKGDESSCCSNKKSCCITICFKKLDAFKQFLSDNDLVHALKSHNLTTTS